Proteins from a single region of Chloroflexota bacterium:
- a CDS encoding signal peptidase I encodes MVRLMVAAVVVYIVFQACTYQPYIQIGCTGSMEPALSCGDRYAVEDVGPESVPLAVGQIVVFQACFRDRSPGMTQFVHRIIDVRTVDGETEYRMKGDANKLPDSCWVKHERVYQVLLHKLGS; translated from the coding sequence ATGGTCAGGCTCATGGTGGCTGCGGTGGTGGTCTACATCGTGTTTCAGGCCTGCACCTACCAGCCGTACATCCAGATCGGGTGTACCGGGAGCATGGAGCCCGCGCTGTCGTGCGGGGACCGCTACGCCGTGGAGGACGTGGGCCCAGAGTCGGTGCCCCTTGCCGTGGGGCAGATCGTCGTGTTTCAGGCGTGTTTCCGCGACAGGAGCCCCGGCATGACGCAATTCGTCCATCGGATCATCGACGTGCGGACAGTGGACGGCGAGACGGAGTACCGCATGAAGGGGGACGCCAACAAGCTCCCCGACTCGTGCTGGGTGAAGCATGAGCGGGTGTACCAGGTGCTGCTGCACAAGCTGGGTAGCTAG